The Polycladomyces zharkentensis DNA window TCGGCCCGCTTGAAACAACCATGGAAGGCGAACTGCCCGAGCTACTGGCCATCGTGGCCAAAATGAATGAAGAAATGGTGAAAATGGGCTGTCGCAGCATCCTTTCGCACGTGAAAATCTATCATCATGTGGATGGTATCACCATGAAAGAGTTGACGCAAAAATATGATGAAACGGTTTAACCACGGACCATCCATCCTGTTTTTTGCCGTCCTCCTGCTTCTGTGGGAGGCGGCTGTTCGTCTGTGGTCCATTGATCCTTGGATGTTGCCGGCCCCTTCATTGATTTTGAAGACCCTTGCCCATGAGTGGACTCGCATACCGGAAAACTTGATCGCGACCGCATGGATCGCCATCTGCGGCTTGCTCTCGGGTCTGGCCATCGGTTTGGTATCTGCCGTCGTGTTGCACTTGTCCGCTCTATTGAAAAAAATGATCTACCCACTGCTCGTCTTGTCGCAAAACATCCCGTTGATCGCCTTGGCCCCCTTGCTCATCCTATGGCTCGGTTTTGGGATGGAACCGAAAGTGATTGTCGTGGCTCTGGTCTGCTTCTTTCCGATCACCGTATCCACCCTGGACGGTTTTCAGCAAACGGACCGAACATTGATCATGTATATGGAAATGGCGGGAGCTTCGCGCCTGCAACGTTTTTTTAAACTGGAATGGCCGTCAGCGCTTCCCTCCTTTTTTTCCGGATGCAAACTTGCGGCCACCTACAGCGTGATGGGTGCTGTGATTGCGGAATGGCTGGGAGCAAAAGACG harbors:
- a CDS encoding thiamine-binding protein, coding for MASTLLSIQILPHTPGGESVIPYVDRAIEIIQNAGVPYRVGPLETTMEGELPELLAIVAKMNEEMVKMGCRSILSHVKIYHHVDGITMKELTQKYDETV
- a CDS encoding ABC transporter permease, yielding MMKRFNHGPSILFFAVLLLLWEAAVRLWSIDPWMLPAPSLILKTLAHEWTRIPENLIATAWIAICGLLSGLAIGLVSAVVLHLSALLKKMIYPLLVLSQNIPLIALAPLLILWLGFGMEPKVIVVALVCFFPITVSTLDGFQQTDRTLIMYMEMAGASRLQRFFKLEWPSALPSFFSGCKLAATYSVMGAVIAEWLGAKDGLGVMMQLASSSFRTDRVFVAILLVAGLSLLLFAAISLIEAWTLRWQIRKGGDGREA